AAGTAGCCGGCGCCGGGTCCGCCCAGGGCCGGGGCCCCGGCAAGATGTCTGAGTTCGCCGACCGCGAGGTCGACGCCGAGGTCGCCCGGGGGTTTGATCAGGCCCAGGGCCACCGGCTCACCGGCCACGATCACCATCGCGCCGGCTTCGCGGGCGGCGGCAATTACGGCGTCGATCGGTTCGAGCCAGCCCAGGTAGTTGGGGCGCTGGATGGCCACGCACGCGGTGTCGGAATCGATTGAATCGGAGAGCGCGGTACTGGCGTCGGTGAGTGCGGATTCATCGGATCGCCAGGTGCGGGGCTGACAGATTTCCACGTCCAGTGGCTCCAGGTAGGTCGCCACCACCGCGCGCCAGGCGGGGTCGACCGACGCCGCAAGGACCACTTTCGACCGGCCGGTGGCCGCCAGGCTGAGCGCGGTCGCTTCGGCCAGCGCTGAAGCGCCGTCGTACATGGATGCGTTGGCCGCATCCAGGCCGGTCAGGTCACAGATCAGGCTCTGAAACTCGTAGATGGCCTGCAGGGTGCCTTGCGATATTTCCGGCTGATAGGGCGTGTAAGCGGTGTAGAACTCCGAGCGGAGCAACATCTGGTCAACCAGGGCCGGAACGTAGTGGTCGTACCAGCCGCCCCCCAGGAAAGCCGGGCCGGCGCCCAGCGAACGATTCTTGGCGGCCAGATGGCCCAGGTGCTCAAGCACCTCCATCTCGGCCATGGGCGGCCCGACACCCAGCTGCGGGTCACGGTGTTCGGACGGGATGTCGACGAAGAGGTCGTCGATTGCCGGGACGCCGATGGCGTCCAGCATTACCTTCTGATCGTCGGCGGTGTTAGGCGCGTAACTCATCTGTCAACGCGTCGTAGGCGGCGGCATCCAGAAGCGATTCCAGTTCGGCCGGATCGGCGATGCGCATCCGGATCATCCATCCTCCACCGAATGGCTCGTCGTTGACCAATTCGGGGGCCATTTCCAGCTCTGAATTGACCGCCACGAC
The Chloroflexota bacterium genome window above contains:
- a CDS encoding aminomethyl-transferring glycine dehydrogenase subunit GcvPA, yielding MSYAPNTADDQKVMLDAIGVPAIDDLFVDIPSEHRDPQLGVGPPMAEMEVLEHLGHLAAKNRSLGAGPAFLGGGWYDHYVPALVDQMLLRSEFYTAYTPYQPEISQGTLQAIYEFQSLICDLTGLDAANASMYDGASALAEATALSLAATGRSKVVLAASVDPAWRAVVATYLEPLDVEICQPRTWRSDESALTDASTALSDSIDSDTACVAIQRPNYLGWLEPIDAVIAAAREAGAMVIVAGEPVALGLIKPPGDLGVDLAVGELRHLAGAPALGGPGAGYFALAQRYLRRIPGRIAGRTRDTNGNEGYVLTLQTREQHIRRQRASSNICTNQALVALAATIHLCALGKVGLQKLATLSLQNAHRALAADWPTGFAPDAAGPVVREFPLRCPIPAAAVNDHLAERGIVGGIDLGQLDPALDHHLLLAFTERSGASALGSLLGALESV